The genomic segment AAAAGCACGTGGTATTACAATTAATACTTCACACGTAGAATACGATTCTCCAACTCGTCACTACGCTCACGTAGACTGCCCGGGCCACGCCGATTATGTTAAAAACATGATTACTGGTGCTGCTCAGATGGACGGCGCGATCCTTGTATGTGCTGCGACTGACGGTCCAATGCCACAAACTCGTGAACACATCCTGCTTTCTCGTCAGGTAGGTGTACCTTACATCGTTGTATTCTTGAACAAATGCGACCTTGTAGACGACGAAGAGCTTCTTGAACTGGTTGAAATGGAAGTTCGTGAACTTCTTTCTACTTACGACTTCCCAGGTGATGACACTCCTGTAATCCGTGGTTCAGCACTTGCTGCACTTAACGGTGAAGCTGGTCAATACGGTGAAGATGCAGTTGTAGCTCTTGTTGAAGCGCTTGACTCTTACATCCCAGAACCAGAACGTGCAATCGACCAAGCATTCTTGATGCCAATCGAAGATGTATTCTCAATTTCTGGCCGTGGTACAGTTGTAACTGGCCGTGTTGAAACTGGTATCATCAAAGTTGGTGAAGAAGTTGAAATCGTGGGTATCAAAGACACAGTTAAGACTACTGTAACTGGCGTTGAAATGTTCCGTAAACTTCTTGACGAAGGCCGTGCTGGTGAGAACTGTGGTATCTTGCTTCGTGGTACTAAACGTGAAGACGTACAACGTGGTCAAGTACTTGCTAAACCAGGTTCTATCAAACCGCACACTAAATTCGATGCAGAAGTATACGTACTTTCTAAAGACGAAGGTGGTCGTCACACTCCATTCCTTAACGGTTACCGTCCACAGTTCTACTTCCGTACAACTGACGTAACTGGCGCGATTTCTTTGAAAGAAGGCGTTGAAATGGTTATGCCTGGTGACAACGTAGAAATGTCAGTAGAACTAATTCACCCAATCGCAATGGACCCAGGTCTACGTTTTGCGATCCGTGAGGGTGGTCGTACAGTTGGTGCTGGTGTAGTTGCTAAAGTAACTGCATAATCGCTGATTGTGTGAAAAAAGCGTCCCTTTGGGACGCTTTTTTTATATCTGTAAATTCAACCTACTCATTTTCAAGCATATTTAAATTGTCTAACAATATATTTACAAGCTGTCCTTAAGTGATATTTCACTGACCTTATCTACCCTTATGTGAAAAATTCAACGCAGTAATATAACTATAAGAATTTTAATAATTAGATTTCAGCTCTATATAGAACTGATGGGAGTAAGTGTATGAATGCTCAAGTGAAAATTACCAATCGTGCAGGCGCAAGTTTTCCGGTACGTCGTATGAGTTTTGATTTTGATCAAGTGCCAGAATACTGGATGAATGGTTCAGCAGGACTGACTCACTTTATGACTGCACTCTCTGCATTATTCCCGGCAGGCGAAAAATTCTTTATTGATTCTGTTCGCGCTGTACGTCAGCACCCAGCAATTAAAGACAATGAAGCATTGCAAAAAGAAATTTCTGCCTTTATTGGTCAGGAAGCCATGCATACCCAGGAACATGTTGGCTTTAATGCCTCAGCGCAACGCCATGGCCATGATGTTGATACGCTAGATCATTATACTGACCGAGTCATTCAAACTGCACGCAAAATCTTTGCGGCAGTCGGTAAGCCAGTTGGTATTACCCAGGAAATGGTCGACCTCACTGCGACGACTGCACTAGAACATTTTACTGCGACCATTGCATCTCAGTTACTGACCAATCAGCATATTCAGGAACTGATGAAAGATGACACCATGAAAACCATGTGGCTCTGGCATGCAATTGAAGAGAATGAACATAAGGCCGTGGCCTATGATGTATTCGAAGGTGTTTTCGGTAAAGGTTTAAAATCTTATCTACTGCGTACCACTTCACTGGTTGAAGCGATGGTCACGCTATTCTTTGTACAAAGCTACTTCGTATTGCGTTTATTGAAAGAAGACCGTCAGTTAAGTCTTGGAGCTTTAAAAGAAATCTATACTTATGGTTATAGCCCATCTAAAGGAATTATTACCGGTATGGGTAAAGAAATGCTGATGTACTTTAAACCTGGTTTTCATCCAAATGATCATGACACCCATAGCTTATTACAAAGCTGGAAACAAAAACTGGGCCTTTAATTTAAAACTAGATTAAAAGACTGAAGAGCAACCTAAGTTGCTCTTTTTTTTGCTCGATTTTTTAAATAAAGTTTCTATAATGCGGAGGTTAATTCTAGATAAGATGAACGAAGATGATTCGTTTGATGCAAGCTGCGGATGTGCCAGCTGTTGCCAAGATTGAAATCAAAGTACAATCCCATCCCTGGACCTTTAAACAATTTGAAGATGCTGTTACTGCCTATCAAAGCACTGTGATTGAACAAGCAGGGCAAGTCGTAGGGTTCTGCATTTTACAGCCGGTGTTGGATGAAGCCAATTTATTACTGATGGCAATTGATCCTGCGCAACAGGGCAAAGGTTTAGGTTATCAGTTGCTAGATGCCTCAATTGCATTATTGAAAAATAGTCCAGTACAAATCTTTCTGGAAGTACGGGAAAGCAATACTGCTGCAATTAAACTGTATGAAAAAACCGGTTTTCATCAGATTGATCTGCGCAAGAACTATTATCCGAATTCGAATGGCACTCGGGAACATGCCATTATTATGGTGAAGTCCTGTACTGATGATTTTGCCAGCCTGTTTAAATAATATTCCAGCTCTTATTTGACGACTAAATTACTTGATAATGGGATTATTCCATCCGCTAGGCAAGGTCGTCATCAAGGAGTTTCCCAGATGTTCAATCTCCACAGGGGTAAGGGTGCGGTTTAATCGGCGCCATTGCCCGTCAATCAATAATTCAAGTGGCAGGTATTGAGACTTGTAGTTCATTTTGGCTGAATGTGGCACCCAGTAGCCCAGATAAACAAACTGTAAGCCAAGTTTTTGAGTGTGCTCAATCTGTTTCAGAATCGCAAAGGCACCAAGGGAACGGCGGTTCTCATCAGGATCAAAGAAAGTATACACCGCTGAAACGCCATCATCGAGCAGGTCACAAGTCGATACACTGATGAGACGGTCATCTTTCCATAATTCCAGAAAGAAACTATCGGTACAGCTTTGCAGTAAAAACTTTTCGAACTGGTCACGGCTAGGTGGATACATATCACCATCTGCATGACGTTCATTAATATAACGTTCATAGAGGGCGTAATGTATATCTGTGGCCTGTTCAGGATGGGTAATTTTAACCGTCAAATCCT from the Acinetobacter sp. YWS30-1 genome contains:
- the tuf gene encoding elongation factor Tu → MAKAKFERNKPHVNVGTIGHVDHGKTTLTAAIATVCAKKFGGEAKDYAAIDSAPEEKARGITINTSHVEYDSPTRHYAHVDCPGHADYVKNMITGAAQMDGAILVCAATDGPMPQTREHILLSRQVGVPYIVVFLNKCDLVDDEELLELVEMEVRELLSTYDFPGDDTPVIRGSALAALNGEAGQYGEDAVVALVEALDSYIPEPERAIDQAFLMPIEDVFSISGRGTVVTGRVETGIIKVGEEVEIVGIKDTVKTTVTGVEMFRKLLDEGRAGENCGILLRGTKREDVQRGQVLAKPGSIKPHTKFDAEVYVLSKDEGGRHTPFLNGYRPQFYFRTTDVTGAISLKEGVEMVMPGDNVEMSVELIHPIAMDPGLRFAIREGGRTVGAGVVAKVTA
- a CDS encoding metal-dependent hydrolase, which codes for MNAQVKITNRAGASFPVRRMSFDFDQVPEYWMNGSAGLTHFMTALSALFPAGEKFFIDSVRAVRQHPAIKDNEALQKEISAFIGQEAMHTQEHVGFNASAQRHGHDVDTLDHYTDRVIQTARKIFAAVGKPVGITQEMVDLTATTALEHFTATIASQLLTNQHIQELMKDDTMKTMWLWHAIEENEHKAVAYDVFEGVFGKGLKSYLLRTTSLVEAMVTLFFVQSYFVLRLLKEDRQLSLGALKEIYTYGYSPSKGIITGMGKEMLMYFKPGFHPNDHDTHSLLQSWKQKLGL
- the rimI gene encoding ribosomal protein S18-alanine N-acetyltransferase; translation: MIRLMQAADVPAVAKIEIKVQSHPWTFKQFEDAVTAYQSTVIEQAGQVVGFCILQPVLDEANLLLMAIDPAQQGKGLGYQLLDASIALLKNSPVQIFLEVRESNTAAIKLYEKTGFHQIDLRKNYYPNSNGTREHAIIMVKSCTDDFASLFK
- a CDS encoding arginyltransferase, yielding MNSYQPQSLLNDLQYYITPPHDCSYLPNKSARMVFLDPAHRIDVVTLSELSRTGFRRSGDFVYRPECHLCRQCLSSRIPVHEFQMNSSQKKAWKRNQDLTVKITHPEQATDIHYALYERYINERHADGDMYPPSRDQFEKFLLQSCTDSFFLELWKDDRLISVSTCDLLDDGVSAVYTFFDPDENRRSLGAFAILKQIEHTQKLGLQFVYLGYWVPHSAKMNYKSQYLPLELLIDGQWRRLNRTLTPVEIEHLGNSLMTTLPSGWNNPIIK